One region of Chlorobiota bacterium genomic DNA includes:
- a CDS encoding fibronectin type III domain-containing protein: MNITSIFATATETLRTGMALHARAGRCGLLSLLVLALLSPIAFAQPKVITFRAADGVHLRWQGVRESGFGGYHVERRGPQEAWTRLTTVPMQRATSQQEIERIAGFKTDLYLSLFEAAQPPRDLTAADYQRVLSRQNNGLFEAICVVNPEFGKLMGEVYFDNTLAAGADAEYRIVALVNGAEREVGVSTAVGSAPGTVPPVADLLGEAGDRSATLRWERDPALLQRGEVITWNIYRAERVLGPFQQINTAALLPITVSSGQSAQDQNQQTFSDEYLEAGTTYFYHIRAVNVFGIESEPSVAVEVTVGSEEIPPPPLNLAVEEFAGSARLTWVPPLRGKIAGARVYRIEMTAPEREFREASPPLSSARFRAGEWVDLSVVEGKEYRYVLRSVGENGLESEPSDTVTYRANDATPPAPPTGVTAIADTGSITIRWKPNGEGDLLGYQIERSSDDARISRLLLNDSIIAGTTIVDRLPRQSGTTYGYVVTAIDRSYNRSKPSAMIFARMPDLVPPTAPTIAELQAHDAKATLRWLPNSERDVARYRIYRGSDEKANPQRVGEVSGMEFTEQLPADGRYFYSISAVDSSGNEGARSKPVSITYRHQERPLPPRSVKVERGSNYLRIQWEAPAATVAGYVITRTERKTGEKRTIAQPNSDEREFKDWYADPSAEYEYMVQSRNNEWGLSEGVTANSGK, from the coding sequence ATGAACATCACATCAATCTTCGCAACTGCAACCGAAACCCTTCGCACGGGCATGGCACTCCATGCCCGTGCGGGGCGGTGTGGCCTTCTTTCTCTTCTCGTTCTGGCCCTCCTCTCCCCCATCGCCTTTGCCCAGCCGAAGGTCATCACTTTTCGGGCTGCCGATGGTGTGCATCTTCGTTGGCAAGGGGTTCGCGAATCGGGGTTCGGGGGGTATCACGTTGAGCGAAGAGGGCCGCAAGAAGCATGGACCCGGCTGACAACCGTGCCGATGCAACGCGCCACAAGCCAGCAAGAGATTGAGCGAATTGCAGGATTCAAAACCGACCTCTATCTATCACTGTTCGAGGCCGCACAACCGCCGCGAGACCTTACCGCAGCCGATTACCAGCGCGTGCTATCCCGGCAAAACAACGGGCTGTTTGAAGCAATCTGCGTTGTCAATCCAGAGTTCGGGAAGCTGATGGGGGAGGTCTATTTCGACAACACCCTTGCCGCCGGTGCCGATGCCGAATACCGAATCGTCGCGCTGGTCAACGGGGCCGAGCGTGAGGTTGGCGTTAGCACCGCCGTCGGCTCCGCGCCCGGGACCGTCCCCCCCGTTGCCGATCTTCTTGGCGAAGCCGGCGACCGCAGCGCAACGCTCCGCTGGGAGCGCGACCCGGCGTTGCTGCAACGGGGCGAGGTCATCACGTGGAATATCTACCGTGCCGAACGTGTGCTTGGTCCATTCCAGCAGATCAACACCGCCGCGCTGCTGCCGATCACGGTATCGTCCGGCCAATCAGCCCAGGACCAGAACCAGCAAACGTTCAGCGATGAATACCTTGAGGCCGGGACCACCTACTTCTACCACATCCGCGCCGTCAATGTTTTTGGGATAGAAAGCGAGCCAAGCGTGGCGGTGGAAGTGACGGTCGGGAGCGAAGAAATTCCGCCGCCGCCGCTCAATCTTGCCGTGGAAGAATTTGCCGGAAGCGCAAGGCTGACGTGGGTCCCGCCACTGCGCGGAAAGATTGCCGGGGCGCGGGTGTACCGGATAGAGATGACCGCCCCGGAGCGGGAGTTCCGCGAAGCCAGCCCCCCACTTTCCTCCGCCCGATTCCGCGCCGGGGAGTGGGTGGATCTTTCGGTGGTTGAGGGGAAGGAGTATCGCTACGTTCTCCGCTCGGTTGGGGAAAATGGTTTGGAGAGCGAACCCTCCGACACGGTGACGTACCGGGCCAATGATGCCACGCCCCCCGCGCCGCCAACCGGCGTTACGGCCATTGCCGACACCGGCAGCATCACCATCCGCTGGAAGCCGAACGGCGAGGGCGACCTGCTTGGCTACCAGATTGAACGCTCGTCGGACGACGCGCGCATCAGCCGCTTGCTGCTGAACGATTCGATCATTGCCGGAACCACCATTGTTGACCGGCTGCCGCGCCAATCGGGGACCACCTACGGCTACGTCGTGACGGCGATTGACCGAAGCTACAACCGCTCCAAACCGTCAGCGATGATCTTTGCTCGGATGCCCGATCTGGTCCCCCCCACCGCGCCAACAATCGCCGAGCTGCAGGCGCACGACGCGAAAGCAACGCTCCGTTGGCTGCCAAACAGCGAGCGCGACGTTGCGCGGTATCGGATCTACCGAGGAAGCGATGAGAAGGCCAATCCGCAGCGCGTTGGCGAGGTTTCTGGGATGGAGTTCACCGAACAGCTCCCTGCCGATGGCCGCTACTTCTACTCCATTTCTGCGGTGGATTCTTCCGGCAACGAAGGGGCGCGGTCCAAACCAGTTTCCATCACCTATCGCCACCAGGAACGCCCATTGCCTCCGCGGTCGGTGAAGGTAGAGCGCGGAAGCAACTATCTGCGGATTCAGTGGGAAGCACCGGCGGCAACGGTGGCGGGATACGTCATCACCCGCACCGAACGGAAGACCGGGGAGAAGCGAACAATCGCCCAACCAAACAGCGATGAACGGGAGTTCAAAGATTGGTACGCTGACCCTTCGGCGGAATATGAGTACATGGTGCAATCGCGGAACAACGAGTGGGGATTGAGCGAAGGGGTGACGGCGAACAGTGGGAAGTAG